The genomic stretch GCTCTTGGCGATCTGGTGGCGAGTCGGGTGTTCGGCAAGCTGGTGCTGGTCCAGTGATCATTTGCCCTTGAGCATCAGGGTCATCACGCTGAACTGGGTGTCGCTCATGGGTCGATTGTGAAAGATTTTGAAAATCTGAAACGTGTTGGACATCTCCAGCTGATAATCAATCGAGGCCTGGGCGGCGGTCTGGGGAAACCACTCGGCGTTATCCCAGGGGTTATAGTCCGGGTGACGGTAGACCAGCAGAAAGGTGCGTTTGTGATTGCCGTCGTGGTCGTAGGCAAGAGCAAACAGCGGGACTGAGGTCTGGACATCCAGATACAGCAGGCGGCGACTGTACAGGGGGTGGGAATTCTTGGGCGTCATCTCCAACACATCGGCGTGGCGCAGCTCCCACGGATCGGTCAGATACCACGTGCCGCGTCCGCCCCAGGTCGGCTCGGCCGCCTTGATCGGCCCCGGGGTCAGCACGACCCGGCGGCCCAGATATGTCCAGTCGTAATCGTGGATATAGCCCAGGAAGCCCGACCGGTCCTCAATCAGCACGACGCCGTTGCCGGGCGAAACATACGGGTTATACACAATTTTGCGGGTGCGACGGGTCTTGGGGTCGTAGGCCCACTGATCGTTGGCCAGCCGGTCGTCGTTGTAGAGCACACTCAGGATCTGATTGCCCTCCGAATCCGAGGGGGCGACCATCATCGTATACTGCTTCGAGAAGACGCCCTGCTTCTGCCACGGCGCGACGTTTTCGTCTGACGCCGGCCGGTGCATGCCGTGCTTGAAGGAAAACAGGAAGCGCTGTTCGCGCTCCACCGTTCCGCTGCCGTTGCGCAGCCCGTTCGAGGCCCACATCAGGGCGGTTTCGCCCTGGTCCCGATAGCGGTGGTTCCAGGCCATCTTGAGACCGGCCTGGGGGTCGCCGACCTCAACAACCGGAAAGGGCCGGCCGGCCACATAGTTGCCGAGCGTACCCTCGCCGAGCGTCACCCCGGCGGCGTGCTGGACGGTCGCGTCGATAAACGCCTGGCGCAGCGGAGTATCGGTCGTTTCGCGGATAGTGACCGAAAAATCGCCGGCCTCGACATAGCGCACAATCTCCGGCGGCAGCACCTCTGTGGCCAGCTGGGCGGTTGACGAGTCGAGCGTCATGCCCGGGGTGATGCCCTCGACCTGCGGAAAGCCGTCCTGATACGGGAAAAATCCGGCCAG from Desulfurellaceae bacterium encodes the following:
- a CDS encoding DUF1329 domain-containing protein; the encoded protein is MRRIHQILQTLQISQISRIFSLMCILGLMSAGAAAGQGRASVLAGFFPYQDGFPQVEGITPGMTLDSSTAQLATEVLPPEIVRYVEAGDFSVTIRETTDTPLRQAFIDATVQHAAGVTLGEGTLGNYVAGRPFPVVEVGDPQAGLKMAWNHRYRDQGETALMWASNGLRNGSGTVEREQRFLFSFKHGMHRPASDENVAPWQKQGVFSKQYTMMVAPSDSEGNQILSVLYNDDRLANDQWAYDPKTRRTRKIVYNPYVSPGNGVVLIEDRSGFLGYIHDYDWTYLGRRVVLTPGPIKAAEPTWGGRGTWYLTDPWELRHADVLEMTPKNSHPLYSRRLLYLDVQTSVPLFALAYDHDGNHKRTFLLVYRHPDYNPWDNAEWFPQTAAQASIDYQLEMSNTFQIFKIFHNRPMSDTQFSVMTLMLKGK